In the Triticum aestivum cultivar Chinese Spring chromosome 2B, IWGSC CS RefSeq v2.1, whole genome shotgun sequence genome, ggcccaatgttcagtcgaaccacaagtaaagcagccctcatccttcttgttcttcttgaaggtcttcttacccttcttcttgaagtcggtattctgttggacaccgttctttcccttgaacttgtgggagttgaagttcctctggttcaccatgttggcaacagaagtcccttcggccccttttccgtgcgagtcctttgccctcgaattctgctcaacactcagatggccaatgacatcctccacagagaattcacgcctctgatgtttcagagtggtggcaaagttcctccaggaattggggagcttagcgattatgcagcccgcgacaaacttgcccggtaactcgcacttcagaagctcaagctccttaacaatgcatattatctcatgagcctgctccagtacaggacggttctcaaccatcttgtaatcgtggaactgctctataatatacatctcgctccctgcatcggcggccccgaacttagattcgagcgcctcccacaagtccttggcgacatgcacatgtaaatatgcgtcgaccagtttatctccgatcacgctaagaactgctccgagaaacacagtggttgcctccctgaacgccttctcctgttcaggagcaatcgttcccgtggacacaccggtgacccagaacacgttcatagccgtgagccataaagtggtctttgtctgccaacgcttaaaatacgtaccggtaaacttatccggtttcagtgctgcggcaaagccacttgccaaaaaattcctacacataataggtttttggattgttgagtaaataggcaatttctcgattaaattaatccatgagtaaatcactagcatggcattgactaagttgatgacgtacagactttgatctaaacatgcacgtactaagcaaacagtagacaaatctacacatactgctagtactgctaatatgaaattaatcaggagcgggataaacgagttataccctctagtaggccatgcagaggccgcggctttggtggcagcaacggcgtcctcggcggccttcttgtcggcttcagctttctgggcggcggcacggtcggggtcggtggacatggtgatgatgaaggcgacgcggacgtagaggaagtagacgctcggaagcgagcagtcgcgtaagcgctgcccaaaaacctattcgcccctcaccccgtacaggaaccagaagggcgtggtttcggagacctgctctcccgtcgaccgtgtacgcggcagacgggatggagtcaccggtggcagcagcagcaaaggaacaatggtgggcgtgcgcgtgagcagatgtgatctgtttgtggcggctagggttaggggacaccgcacacatccgagtccgtgacagcccacgatccgcaacccgcggcgcgtcgtgacgaggcggggcgggacggggcgggcggcggaggaggagcgcgcgagggcctcttctcttctcaagatccaatagcatgtagaagagccacccttataaaccactccaactttccTTCCAATAGCATGGTGAGACTAAATtttccaccaccttgtcatgccacctacatgggcccttagagaacaaatctgaaattgtcatatgggctctagacCCATCTCACATTTCAACATTCGTATCAGGCGAGGCCAAAATCCGGGCACATGTAAGCCAAATAGCCCACTGCCCGCCAGGCTCTGCTGCGGACAGCACCGTGCCACATGCACCACGAGCACACAACGCCTCGTCACCGGCCTCACCGGATAGCAAACTGCAGAAGACAACTTTGAGGCTGACGACAAAGCATGGATACTAGGGAAACGCTTCACGCTTCCATTTTTCTCTAGCACTGTGCCCGAGTGTCGTGGTCCAGTTTATCTTTAGCTCACAGCTCTCATTGCATGTGAAACAATCAGCTTGACATGGAAATGGCTTTGCCCCGGCGGCGAACCCCAGCTGTGACGGCACGGCGGTGCCTTGCTTTCCACTTTGGATATACGCAACTAGTAGTTGGGGCGCCATCCTGTGGCGCCGCTCGAGGAGAAGTTGTGCGCacgtttttattttaaaaaatatataaagtCCTCACCTCCGTATAAAACATCTAAAAGAAATcctcaccttcatctaaaaaaagtaaaaaataaaaaaataccacAACGGTCTATCAGCGAGTGCCACTTTGCACAaccctttttttaaaatttcatagGTCCTCATCTCGATCTAAAAAATATATTCAAAAAATAATCCACACCTTCATCTAAAAAACATTGTAAAAGATTTCTCACTGCAGCCAACCAACTTGCGCcacgtggcatagctggttggTCACTCTTCACGCGTAGCTTAATGGTTTTAAATTGAGCAAGCTCACAAGGACTTTTGGGCCGCTCATTTTCTACTTCCAGATCAGCTTCTGGGTTTGCAGAATCGGTAGCTGAAAAGAACACGCATGTAGTGTAGTTTCCACTATCTGTGCACGAAATTAGTCTCATTTTGCAATAGTCGTCGATTTCGGCCAAATTTCGATGCAAATTGGCCTAAATTTGGCCCACATTCGGCGTGATTCGGCATAAATTCAACAAAAACTGATTTTTCTATCACattgttcatcacagaaatcaatacaAATTAAATAGTTCAACGAATAAAACTAATAATTCAAACACAAATAAAAACTCACATTTCATCACGCGTCGAGCTAGGTGTTGCTCTTGAgactccataggtgctccaccggATCGTGCtgcagttcttgatgcacctgtgggtcttggATCTCCTGACACATATTGAGGAAGGCAGCCCAAGTTGCTGGTAGCTGGTGATCAAGTTGGGTAAGAGGACCTTGCCTGTAATATGGTTCAATGTCAAAcattggctcttcctgctcgctctaaATGATCtcgttgtgcaagatgacacatcaAGTCATGACTTCCTACATTTGATCTTTTGACCAGGTcagagcggggtaccggacaacagcaaatcaagattggagcacacTAAATGcatgctcgacatccttcctgcaagcctcataacacttggcaaagtaggagttcttgcctcctggcacagggtttgagatagtcttaACAAATGTGGAcaatctcggatagatgccatctactaggtaGTATCCGTTGTTGTACtggcgcccattgacctcgaagttcaccggaggagcatgaccttcaacaagcttggcaaagacattcGAGCACTGCAGTGCGTTGATGTCATTGTTTGTTCCTgtcataccaaagaaggagtgccaaatccaaaggtcatgtgtggccactgcctcaagtaccacactgcaaacTCCTTTGGCGCCTTTgcacatcccctgccaagcaaatgggcagtttTTCCatgccaatgcatgcagtcgatgcttccaagcatcctaggaaatcctcttgctgcattttgtgctaggatccgagcaatatcttcagcattgggtgatcgcaagtattgtggtccaaacactgccaccactgccctgcagaacttgtacaaGCACCCAATgatggtggactcggccatgcatcCATAGTCTTCCAGtatatcaccgggagctccgtatgcaaagATCCTCATAGTTGTCGTGCACTTATGgagtgaggtgaatccaagtgtgtcggtgcaatccttcttgcacttgaagtagttgtccaACTCCCGGATGAAATTCACAATcccgaggaagagctttcggctcatgcGATAATGGCGCCGAAATACTTTCTCACCATGCAGttgagcgtcggcgaagtagttgGCATAGAGCAAGAAATAGCCCTCCAGTCGATGCCTCTGCTTGCTCTTCTGGCGGCCCGGCGCCAAGCCACCTCTCCGCGGCTTTGTATTGCTCGCAAACAGGCCGACCAGAGAGGCGAGGACCATGAGGTGCTCTTCATCCTTGGCGTCGGCCTCGGGTTCCTCTTCCAGCAGCACTGCGGAcacctcctcgtcgtccgagtccattgTCGAGCAGACAAATCGCTGAACACCTGGCGGGCATGATGGCCGCACAGCAGCCTGTATCCCCGCCTGCGTGGCCGGAGCACCGGAAAGCTCGCCCAGGGAGCGGGGTGGATGCTGCCGCGGCGAACCCTCTCTTTCCGGCGGGAAATGGCCTTTCTAGTGCCGGTGGGCAGGTGGGCGGCACCGGGATTGGCACAGCGGCGCGAGGGGTAGTGGCCGCGGCGGGCGAATCTGAACATGGAAAAATCGTTTTCACCTGATTGTGGTGGCCCATACGCCGATTTTCCTTTcgccggagcccccaagcgccccccccccccaagtgcgCTGGATTCGGCCTGGGATCGGCGGGCCAAAAAATGGGCCGAACCGACGGAATTCGGCATCCGGGGGAGGGGGACTGGGTTCTTTTTTCGACGGCAAGGGGCTGTTGGGGGCACGAGTGGAGATGCTGTTATAGCCCGACTGAACCGTCCGCTCTTCGCCTCTCTGCTCAACTCACACAACTGTTTCAAATTGCAACAACCGAAAAGAACTGGATTCCAACTTATTTTTGGGGGGAATGGATTTCACACGGATTTTACACATAGTTATTCTCTGGGCAGTTTCTCATTATCTGCATATGAAAAGGAATGTCCCTTTATTGGGGTTGTGGCACTTCTCTTCATCCTAGAGGGGATTTTGAGAGCTTGACTACGGCTTTTTGAACCTAACAAAATTGTTACTACTTGAAAGCTTCGGAAAATAATGCAAAATCCGCCTACATGGAGAATAATTACAACTTGTAAATGCTATACTTCAAAATAAATATGATTATTTGCATCATGTGAAAAATTACAAATAATTTTTTGCCAAATAATcatgaagtttgcaacaatttatTTCGTAccccattttctggaatttttagtaTATTTTTACAGATATTTACAAGCGTTATAAGCGGATTTTATCTTCTAATTGACTGCCCATCCTAAATCAATTTCATTTCCGTCCATAAAGGAGTAGTATCTTTTTATGGCTGTCATCTTTGTACCGTTTTTTCTGTACAAAGTGCTGCTTTGTGCAAAGTGGAGTATAAGCAGAACACATACCTAGGGTTTTAAAGACTGCATGTTcgtcaggtgcctgaaaatttcaTTGGCATTAGTCACTTTCCATCAGGACTGCTAGATTTTCATCTATCAACCCAAAACAGGATGTGCACAGTTTATCTTGCTcctccctttcttcttcctccagcagccGCCCACCTACCCCGCCCCAACTGCCTGCCTACCCCCTCCCCGCGGCCGGTGGGTGCTACCGCACATTGCCTCGCCGCCCTGCCCTCCCCTCCCCCAACCGCCTTTGATTGTTGCCCTCTATGCCCCATGACATGCAGAAACTTTGGGGACCCCCGCCACCTCCCCGTGGCTGACAGGCACTGCCGCCCACCGCCTTACTCTCCCATCAACCCCCACAACGGCCTTTGCTTGCCGTCGCCGCGACCATTCCTCTAAGCACCGGACCTGCACAAACTCTGATGACCCCCCTCCTTCTAACCCACACCGTCAAGTTTCAGATTCATTCCCGCTCATGCATGGTCCGGCCTCGCCGTCTCCACCTTTGGCCTTGCGCAAAGTGAATCGACCGTCGCCTGAAAAAATTGGCACATGACATTTATCAAATGAGGGGTTTTAAGCATTTGCACAGCGACTCATGCTGCATGGTATACACACGAACAAATAAAAATAGACATATGCGAACCAACCAGTGGTTGGATAGTTAGGAGGACACTGGTATCCTCAACCCACCAGGGTTTCAAGTCCGGGTGCTCGCATTTTCCTGGATTTCTTTGAGGATTTGCGGCGATGCAAGTTCAAGgggaggagacgttctcgtcgactaCGAGACGcctgtggtgacttcgtcaatctcaagatgatatgccgactcagtctctcggaggtttCATAGAGGCAGGGTCTACTTTTGTGTATATTCATAGGGATGAGTATATGCACGTATATATAAGCGCGTGCGTCTGTATTGTGTTCTCAAAATAAATAGACATACCGAATGATTGAAGTGAGAAGGAAATGATTTTCACAAGGAGGAAATATTGCCAGGCACATCATAGCACATGTTCCTGATTTAGGTGCTAATCTTTTGCGCATGCAATAAACCAAACATAGGAAGAATTTTCGTAACTAGTAAGCACGCACTTGCAACGCACGTATTGGCTAATGTTACAATAATATGCGAAAATTCATTTTCCTCCCAAACAAGCTACTACATTCACATTTCAGACTAATAGCATCCTTCTTATTCTACGAATCTTGAATAACATATTCAAGTACTCAGTTACAATCACTATTTTTTCTTTCTATCTATTATAGATCTACGGTAATATGATTATTTTCTTACAAGTCCAACTTTCCATAATCTTCTTTCTATTTTGACGTCATTGTCTCAACCAACGCCATTAAGTGCCACAACTCGATGAAGTAGGGGAACAACCGCTCTAAGCAACATACCAATGTACCCATTGAATTAAATAAATGACTTGGCAGTGTTCTAAATAAAATGTCATTGTACTATTATTATAAGTAAAATAATAAATTTTAGCACATCGTCATGTATCAAGATGAGAAGTTGGAAATTCAATTCGGCTCCCGGGAGCACGTGCCCCTGGGCCCAAAAAtaatttttgaaatgacaaaaaAATCAACAGTTTTTTTTGTGTTGTTAGTCACATCCAAATGCCACCTGCAAATTCTGAGGCAAAACAAATGTCACACTAAATTTATTTATTTTCACCGACGAAACACTGCTATTCTGTTtcgcatgaaaattgtcaagcatgTTTGTGACACTAACACTAACATCCACAACAAATTAcagaatttttttgaaaacatttaaTATATATTTTCATGTTACTGTTCACCCGGGAGCACGGGAGCCAAAACGCCCCTCCCGATGAGAAGTGAACTATGAAGAAAAAAATTACTTGTGCTTGATGAGCTTGGATAGGTAGTTGCATATTCAATATCAGCGTGACAGAACAACAATAGTTGGCCTTCAACAACAACAATCTCTTCCCACACAACCTCCATTCTTGTAGCCCGCCAAAAAGAAATTTTGAACTAACAAAACCCTATTTGACTAAAAGTTTAGCAGATGATTACGAAGGTAGGATAGTAGTGAAGTTTTATAGAAGAAAATGAATGGTGAATACATATCTACAAATAGGCATCAACATCAACACAAGGCTTCATGAGGAAAATTGTAGCAGAATGAAGTGAGCATCAACATATATCGAGCAAAACAAAAATGAACATTTCAataccaaaagaaaataaatagtagGTTTGCGTTATACTATGAGATTTGtttaactaaaaagaaaaaaaaatagttgGTTGGCATTGTATTTCAGTTCTGAAGAGCTAATGTTGGGTAACAGCTCCACATATCTGCTAACCTATATCCAAGAAGTCTACGGGCACATTGAACTATTAATAAGTACTGCTGACAGATACACGACCAGTTAGACACTCAACACTGACATGCACCAGCGAATTAGTCCCGGATCTAACACAAGATCGAACATTAACCTGATCATAGCGTCGTTTCAGCTTGCTCTTCATCTTCAGATGTAGCTTTCAGTGGAGCAGGGAGTATGCACTTCAACTTAGTGACACAATACTACAGTTCAAACTCAAGATTGTATCGTGGAGACAACGCGAGTACCTACATAAGAGATCAACCAATATTTAATCAACTTGAACCTAAAATAAAGAAGCAAGAGGCTGCTATCACTAATGAAACATGTATACATCAAACCTCATTATTCTTAAAATCTGTCACATGTATAGAATAGTGGACCTCAACGCCGTGCTAAATGGCAGTCTTTTTTATTGAGAAACTAACTCATTTTCTGCATCCACTTAGTTCAACAGTTCAATCAATCTACGAGAATTGCATGTGTGAATTTATTAAAGGCAGAAACACATCGTCAACCACCAGCGGATCTAGATACCCTTATGTGTTTGTATTATCAAATCACAAAAACATAAAGAGAAATACTTTGCTGGAAGCCAAATTGCTTGTTCCTGATCTTATACACGACCAAGTTTAGATAGGAGAACGTGTATACCTTTAcatggaggaggaagatgaaggaaATCCTGAAGTGGCTCGAGACACCTCGGCATCCTCTTCAACGCCCTCCTCACGTACGCACGGCGCTAGGGTCTGGATGTCGAGGGAGCACGACAGGGAGGAGAGGCGCCGAGGCGCGGCGCAGTGCGGCGCCGCATGGGCCGGGAAGCGTAACAGGATGGGAGGGGCCATCTCCTCCTACCCCGTGTTGCCAAGGTTATCTGAGGCGAGATCTTGAGATTGTGGCACGTCGGTGAATACCggaggcggtgcggcggcggcggcctgcgctGGCATCCAGcagaggaggagcggtgggggcGACGGCCTACTGGAACGATGGGGGCGATGGCCTGCTCTCGCATGCGTCCGAGGAAGATTGGTGGCGGCTCATCCGCGCGGTGGTTGCGGCGTCCGCTCGCGTCCGTCAACGACGTAGCCTGGTGCGTTGTGTGCTTACTTCCTAGCGAACAGTTTCTTTTTTTTACTGGGTGATTGTAGGGGCTGCGGGCCATGGAGTTCCATATTTTCCTCCCCTGATGAAGCACGGTCAGTCATTTATAATTGTTGAGTGTACCTCATAAAGATATTAAATCAATGATGACGGTTAGATTGAAAATTATGAGCCTAATCATGTGGTGATGATTGGTTCCTGCGGGGTTGTGAGACTAATTATGAGGTGCGCGTAAAAAAGTTCTTATTTGATTGtttaatactcccttcgtccgaaaatacttgtcatcaaaatggataaaaagggacgcatctagatgtattttagttctagatacatctctttttatccattttgatgacaagtattttcggacggagggagtagtagtgtagatgtagatgtagatggTGAAGCATGGTCAGTCATTTGTAATTGTTAAGCATACCCCATAAAGATATATTAAATCAATGATGACAGTTAGATTGAAAATTATGGGCCTAATCGTCGGTGTTGATTGGTTCCTGCGGGTTTGTAAGACTAATTACCGAGTGCACGTAAAAAAATTCTTTTTTGATTGTTTAATACTCTCCTAGTACTAGTAGTGTAGGTAAAGAAAAATAAGCTAAACCCGAGGAACACCGGCAAACTGGACGAACCAAGCATCGGCCTATAAAAACTCTACGCCGCGCTCTCCTCGAAAAGCAGAGCATCCTCACGCCAAGTCCGTCCCTCCTCGCCATCAACCCACCAGAAACAGAGCACCCATCAGCCGGCGAGAAGGGAACAATGGCCAAATGCGGCAAGATCCAGAGCATCGTCCGCCTCCAGCAGACGCTGCGGCGGTGGCgttcccgggccgcggcggcgccgaCGGCTCCGGTGCCGGCGGGGCACGTGGCGGTGTGCGTGGGCAGCGAGTCGCGGCGGTTCGTGGTGCGCGCGGCGCACCTCAACCACCCCGTGTTCCGTGATCTGCTCCGGCAGTCGGAGGAGGAGTACGGCTTCCCGTCCACCCCTGGCCCCGTCGCCCTGCCCTGCTGCGACGAGGACCGTTTCCTGGACGTCCTCCGCCGCGTGTCCTCCGAGGACCGCCGAGGCCGCTCGGTCTGCTGCCGCGTGCCGGTCGTCACCAGCCGCGACGTCGCGGCGCGGCCGCTCCTGCAGGGGATGGCGGTGGAGAAGCTGGTGTGGTGACCGCTCGATCGTGGCCGCAAGACTAGCCGTGGCGCTTTGGTTCCGGCGGAGGCTGCTGTTCTGTTGCACGCCGAAAAGATGGGAGCATCTCCCATGCCTGCC is a window encoding:
- the LOC123042308 gene encoding auxin-responsive protein SAUR23-like; translation: MAKCGKIQSIVRLQQTLRRWRSRAAAAPTAPVPAGHVAVCVGSESRRFVVRAAHLNHPVFRDLLRQSEEEYGFPSTPGPVALPCCDEDRFLDVLRRVSSEDRRGRSVCCRVPVVTSRDVAARPLLQGMAVEKLVW